In Seriola aureovittata isolate HTS-2021-v1 ecotype China chromosome 24, ASM2101889v1, whole genome shotgun sequence, the following proteins share a genomic window:
- the mcf2la gene encoding guanine nucleotide exchange factor DBS: MRQAILFSLPVEMKAIREEEESGRGDMVKECAGKLEYGGERFVCISPEEMESYYRYAQRCQQLHNDILQREDGPLCAAEIGSELQKQFAILPGGRGMDGNPIIIFPEFPAFNELEEEEVQNVLGYLTSVPSVAASGVGFILVIDRRLDRWAAVRATLLRIAGSFPGNLHLVLVLRPTTLFQRTLSDFLFKYNRDEFKMKVVMLSSVTELHAYIDPGQLTTELGGTQEYCHDSWISHRTAIEAFALMVKTTAQTLQAFGTELAETELPNDAEATTNLLHTHTLKKDKMKEDLQVALSQGGRLLDCIKEPLQTDPEYNMTHDELDNLATVQRLLGQLDETETAFDDFWERHCTKLEQCLQLRHFEQHFREVRALLDVTSERLLGFSEVSISPAHAEHVLRELSSHEDRACDVLDRALSLACEGDRLIENSHYAEDSIRPKCSELRGVCEEISSTLRSKKNLLLRAMELHHALEKASRWCEDGIFLLASQPVDRCQSQDGAEAALQELERYLDTAPLHTLTDRSAICCQYEAVLTTQLRDQVERVFQKQSSVQEMFEKRRVSLKKLAAKQTRPVQPVAPRPEVKSPQSSPNQQRKERRYSADNAICKKVESPIHNGGTRHASLSEEEENLAVLRRHVMNELLETERAYVEELLCVLEGYAAEMDNPAMAHLIPSTLLSKKDVLFGNMSEIHQFHKRTFLKELEAYTDCPELVGRCFLERMKDLQIYEAYCQNKPRSESLWRQCSDCAFFQECQKKLEHKLGLDSYLLKPVQRITKYQLLLKELLKYSKGCDGCDDLQEALSSILGILKAVNDSMHLIAITGYEGNLSELGRLLMQGSFSVWTEHKKGHAKVKDLARFKPMQRHLFLHEKALLFCKRREENGEGYEKAPSYSFKHSLSMSAVGITENAKGDNKKFEIWCNSREEVFIVQAPTPEIKTAWVNEIRKVLTQQLKACRDASQQKNLDSVSLSPTSNNSSISLSPFRSSGQKSQKKQDEKKAEPGPTPDANSSSSPKHKDEPVTSPTTDRSSVAKKRFTLQGFSNLKSPKGSALSPEHGSKRHTVKSDPTPFGFKGWSKASLSADASEENDGYSSGEDPMNSDPEDDVGKKLAPGKYTVVADCEKAGPQELSVKSGDVVQLIREGEDGQWFVRNLRSCKEGWVAAANLLSLISESKSSQSLSSSDGSVSGNLSTSSSCSETYTSFSDIKP; this comes from the exons aTGACATCCTGCAGAGGGAGGATGGTCCTCTGTGTGCAGCAGAAATTGGCTCTGAACTCCAGAAACAGTTTGCCATCCTGCCAG GGGGCCGCGGGATGGACGGCAACCCCATCATCATCTTCCCTGAATTCCCAGCATTCAACGAgctagaggaggaggaggtccaAAATGTCCTCGGCTACCTCACCAGCGTCCCCAG TGTTGCAGCATCAGGAGTGGGTTTCATCCTGGTCATCGACAGACGACTGGACCGATGGGCTGCCGTCAGGGCTACCCTGCTCCGCATCGCA GGCTCATTTCCAGGGAACTTGCACTTGGTTCTGGTGTTGCGTCCCACTACTTTGTTCCAGCGGACTCTGTCAGACTTCCTGTTCAAGTACAACAGGGATGAGTTCAAAATGAAG GTGGTGATGCTGAGTTCGGTGACTGAGCTCCATGCTTATATCGACCCAGGACAACTGACCACAGAGCTGGGAGGCACACAGGAATACTGCCATGACAGCTGGATCTCGCACCGCACT GCAATCGAGGCCTTCGCCCTCATGGTGAAGACCACGGCTCAGACTCTGCAGGCGTTCGGCACTGAGCTCGCAGAGACGGAGTTACCCAATGACGCCGAGGCCACCACcaacctgctgcacacacacacactgaagaaggATAAAATGAAG GAGGACCTGCAGGTGGCGCTGTCTCAAGGAGGACGCCTGTTGGACTGTATCAAAGAGCCTCTACAGACAGACCCCGAATACAACATGACCCACGATGAACTGGACAACTTAGCTACTGTACAGAG ACTCCTGGGTCAGCTGGACGAAACGGAGACGGCGTTCGACGACTTCTGGGAGCGTCACTGCACTAAGCTGGAACAGTGTTTGCAGCTGCGCCATTTTGAACAGCACTTCCGTGAA gtgCGCGCCCTGCTTGATGTGACGTCAGAGAGGCTGTTGGGTTTCTCCGAGGTCAGCATAAGCCCCGCCCATGCTGAGCACGTCCTCCGAGAGCTCAGCAGCCATGAGGACAGAGCCTgt GACGTACTGGACCGTGCCTTGTCCCTGGCCTGTGAAGGCGACAGGCTGATAGAAAACTCGCACTATGCCGAGGACTCCATCAGGCCGAAGTGCAGCGAGCTGAGGGGAGTGTGCGAGGAGATCAGCTCCACACTGAGGAGCAAGAAGAACCTCCTGCTCAGGGCGATGGAGCTCCACCACGCTCTGGAGAAG GCATCGCGGTGGTGTGAGGACGGCATCTTCCTGTTGGCCAGCCAGCCTGTGGACCGCTGTCAGTCTCAGGATGGAGCTGAAGCGGCTCTGCAGGAACTGGAGCGGTACCTGGACACAGCACCGctccacacactcactgaccGCAGCGCCATCTGCTGCCAGTACGAGGCCGTGCTCACTACTCAGCTCAGG GACCAGGTGGAGAGAGTTTTCCAGAAGCAAAGCTCAGTCCAGGAGATGTTCGAGAAGAGACGCGTCAGCTTGAAGAAACTTGCCGCCAAGCAGACCAGACCAGTCCAACCAGTAGCACCAAGACCCGAAGTGAAGTCTCCACAATCCTCTCCCA atcaacagaggaaagagaggagatacTCTGCAGATAACGCCATCTGCAAGAAG gtggAGTCTCCCATACACAACGGCGGCACCAGACACGCTTCTCtctcagaagaagaagaaaacctgGCAGTGCTTCGGCG TCACGTGATGAACGAACTGCTGGAGACGGAGAGAGCGTatgtggaggagctgctgtgtgtgctggag GGCTATGCAGCAGAGATGGATAACCCCGCCATGGCCCACCTCATCCCCAGCACCCTGCTCAGCAAGAAAGACGTCCTGTTTGGAAACATGTCGGAAATCCACCAGTTTCATAAGAG GACATTTCTAAAGGAGCTGGAAGCGTACACTGACTGCCCAGAACTGGTGGGCCGCTGCTTTTTAGAACGG ATGAAGGACCTGCAGATCTACGAGGCTTACTGCCAGAATAAACCTCGCTCTGAGAGCTTGTGGAGACAGTGCTCCGACTGTGCCTTCTTCCAG GAGTGCCAGAAGAAGCTGGAACATAAACTTGGTTTGGACTCCTACCTCCTTAAACCTGTCCAGAGAATCACCAAGTACCAGCTACTGCTTAAG gagtTGTTGAAGTACAGTAAAGGCTGTGACGGCTGCGATGACCTACAGGAAGCTCTCTCCTCTATTCTGGGGATCCTTAAAGCCGTTAATGACTCCATGCACCTCATCGCCATCACAGGATACGAG GGTAACCTGTCAGAGCTGGGCCGCCTGCTGATGCAAGGCTCCTTCAGCGTGTGGACGGAGCATAAAAAAGGTCACGCCAAGGTCAAGGACCTGGCCCGGTTCAAGCCCATGCAGAGGCACCTGTTCCTGCACGAGAAGGCCCTGCTCTTCTgtaagaggagggaggagaacgGCGAGGGCTACGAGAAAGCGCCGTCGTACAGCTTCAAACACTCGCTCAGT ATGAGCGCGGTGGGAATAACAGAGAATGCTAAAGGAGACAACAAGAAGTTTGAGATTTGGTGCAACTCCAGAGAAGAAGTGTTTATAGTCCAG GCTCCAACACCAGAGATTAAAACAGCGTGGGTGAATGAGATCCGTAAAGTCCTGACACAACAGCTCAAAGCCTGcagag ATGCCAGTCAGCAGAAGAACTTGGACTCTGTTTCCCTGAGTCCCACCAGCAACAACAGCTCCATCTCACTCAG TCCCTTCCGTAGCAGCGGTCAGAAGAGCCAGAAGAAGCAGGATGAGAAGAAGGCTGAGCCAGGCCCGACCCCCGACGCCAACTCCTCTTCCTCGCCGAAACACAAAG ATGAACCGGTGACCAGTCCGACCACTGACAGATCCTCAGTGGCTAAAAAGCGTTTTACTTTGCAGGGCTTCAGCAATCTCAAGAGTCCAAAAG GCTCGGCCCTGAGCCCCGAACACGGCTCCAAACGCCACACGGTCAAGAGTGACCCCACGCCGTTTGGGTTCAAAG GCTGGAGCAAGGCGTCTCTCTCCGCGGACGCCTCAGAGGAGAATGACGGCTACTCCAGCGGCGAGGACCCCATGAACTCTGACCCTGAGGATGACGTAGGAAAGAAGCTG GCTCCAGGAAAGTATACCGTGGTAGCAGACTGCGAGAAGGCGGGACCTCAGGAACTGTCCGTCAAGAGTGGAGACGTGGTCCAGCTaatcagagaaggagaggatggACAGTG GTTTGTGAGGAACCTCCGCAGCTGTAAGGAGGGTTGGGTGGCAGCGGCGAACCTCCTCAGCCTCATCTCAGAGTCTAAATCATCCCAGTCACTCAGCAGCTCAG ATGGCAGCGTCTCTGGGAACCTCAGCACTTCTTCAAGCTGCAGTGAGACCTACACCAGCTTTTCTGACATCAAACCCTGA